In Tenrec ecaudatus isolate mTenEca1 chromosome 4, mTenEca1.hap1, whole genome shotgun sequence, a single window of DNA contains:
- the LOC142445667 gene encoding olfactory receptor 5AK3-like — MEQENGTDITEFILLGFAGQHKFWHILFVVFLVIYVTSLMGNTGMILLIKIDSGLHTPMYFFLQHLAFVDLCYSSAIAPKMLQNFLSTDKSISYRGCLVQLLVYGIFATSDLYILAAMAVDRYVAICNPLRYPVVMSQRVCVQLLLGSYIMGFLNGSVNVSFSFSLNYCKSNAVNHFFCDEPPILALACSDVSISIMVLAVFVGFNLVLTVSVILISYAYILVAVLKISSTTGRKKAFSTCASHLTAVSIFYGALAYMYLHHSSTETQEQEKAASVFYGIMVPMINPLIYSLRNNEVKEALTGLRKKLS; from the coding sequence ATGGAACAAGAAAATGGCACTGACATAACGGAATTCATCCTCCTGGGATTTGCAGGTCAACACAAATTTTGGCATATCCTCTTTGTAGTATTTCTAGTGATCTATGTGACCTCTCTTATGGGTAATACTGGGATGATCCTTCTCATCAAGATTGACTCTGGCCTTCACACCCCTATGTACTTCTTCTTACAGCACTTGGCTTTTGTTGATCTCTGTTATTCCTCTGCTATCGCGCCCAAGATGTTGCAAAACTTCCTAAGTACGGACAAGTCCATCTCATACAGAGGATGTCTAGTGCAATTGCTAGTCTATGGTATTTTTGCTACCAGTGACCTCTACATCCTGGCTGCTATGGCAGtggaccgctatgtggccatctgtaaCCCACTCCGCTATCCAGTAGTCATGTCACAGAGAGTCTGCGTTCAACTGCTCCTTGGCTCATACATCATGGGTTTCTTAAATGGATCTGTAAATGtcagtttttccttttcattgaaCTACTGCAAGTCCAATGCAGTTAACCACTTCTTCTGTGATGAGCCTCCAATTCTTGCCCTTGCATGCTCCGATGTTTCCATTAGCATCATGGTACTAGCAGTCTTTGTGGGGTTTAACTTGGTGCTCACCGTGTCGGTGATCCTCATTTCCTATGCATACATCCTAGTGGCTGTCCTGAAGATATCGTCTACAACTGGGAGGAAAAAGGCCTTCTCGACATGTGCCTCTCACTTGACAGCTGTCTCCATTTTCTATGGGGCGCTGGCTTACATGTATCTACACCATAGCAGCACTGAGACTCAAGAACAAGAAAAAGCAGCTTCTGTGTTTTATGGCATCATGGTCCCTATGATAAATCCTTTGATCTACAGCCTGAGAAACAATGAAGTTAAAGAAGCTCTAACAGGGCTCAGAAAGAAGCTCTCTTAG